CAATTTATGCCGTGCAGGCGCACCACCCGCTCGTCGCCGTCGTCGCGGCCACAGTGCTGACCGGGATCGGCGGCGGAATCATCCGTGATGTGCTGGCCGGCCGCAAACCACTCGTGTTTCGCGGCGAGATTTACGCGATTTGGGCGATGGTGATCGGCCTGCTGATCGGATTGAAAATGGTACGGCAAGGTTGGGAACTGTATGCCCTGTTCGTCGCCATCGTCATGTTGCGCACCATGTCATTTTATTTTGGCTGGCAGCTGCCGTTGCGGGTGCTGGCCGAAGAGAAGAACTCGTCCGCCAATATGCCGGCAAAAGGATAAAAGGCAACCCGAGCAAATGGGTTGCCTATTTTTATTCATTTTTTATGGAAAAACGACTTGCACGTCTACAAGTAATTCAGAATAGCAACAAGACATGCCCTTTATAGCAAAAAAATTCGTTTCCGCGAGAAATGTTAGTGATTAGAGCGTATCTGGTGAATACTGTCCAATCGCTTTCCCGGTACGCCACGCGAGGAGAAACCAGCCAGTTTTGGATGCCTCCATATACATTCATCGGCATCACCCTCACACCGACACCCTTCCGCCCATAAACTGATGTGAACATAAACTGATGTAAAAGGAGGGTGTTGAATTTGCCCAGAATTGACATCTCCCTGTCAAGAAGACGTCTGTTTTTATATGAGGGAAATACGCTGATCAGAAGCTATCCAATCGGAATCGGCAAAATTCTCACGCGGACCCCTGTCGGCCGATATGTAATCATCAACAAGGTTCCCTATCCATACAGTCGACCGGGCGGCCCTCTCAGTCCCTACGGTACACTTTGGATGGGGCTGTCCCGACCTGGTTACGGCATCCACGGCACCAATCGCCCGTCCTCCATTGGCAAGATGGTATCCAGGGGTTGTATCCGCATGTACAACCAAGACGTAGAAGATCTTGGCCGAAGAGTCGGTATTGGTACATCGGTGACGATCCATCCCTGACGCTCCATTTTTCATGAAATCGTTATCTCCCTCGCCCCAAAACGGGTAAAACCCAGGCGCCCTACGGCAACCTGGGTTATTTGGCATCAGCGATTAGCGTCTCTTTTTCTTCCCGCTTTTTTACGGTGCGTTTTTCGCTGCTACAACGGCTTGATACGCATCCACATATCCCGCACCCAC
The DNA window shown above is from Polycladomyces subterraneus and carries:
- a CDS encoding trimeric intracellular cation channel family protein, producing the protein MTWDVFNIMGIAAFAISGAIVAMEEKYDILGALVLGFVTAFGGGIIRNLLIGLPVHMLWKQEALITTALIAIVLAYVSPDRWINNYKKWIDFFDAVGLSAFSIQGAIYAVQAHHPLVAVVAATVLTGIGGGIIRDVLAGRKPLVFRGEIYAIWAMVIGLLIGLKMVRQGWELYALFVAIVMLRTMSFYFGWQLPLRVLAEEKNSSANMPAKG
- a CDS encoding L,D-transpeptidase encodes the protein MLNLPRIDISLSRRRLFLYEGNTLIRSYPIGIGKILTRTPVGRYVIINKVPYPYSRPGGPLSPYGTLWMGLSRPGYGIHGTNRPSSIGKMVSRGCIRMYNQDVEDLGRRVGIGTSVTIHP